A segment of the Aureliella helgolandensis genome:
TCCTGCAAATACTGCCCTCTGCGTCTCTCTAGGATACTCCACTTGCGGGCCGGTTGTTGAACCCAGAATGCGAATCAGTCTCCTCGCCCCCCTCCGCCAAACCGGCCGAGCTCGCAAGTACGTCAGCAAGCTGCGCGAAGGGAGGGACAGAGCACCCCTTTGGTGTGCAATGCCTGCATTGTCAGGCCCATCCCTCGGAACATAGTGGTCTGCCCCCAGCGGGCCCGCTCCAGCTCGGCCCCTCAGCGAAAGAAACTTATTTATCCATCAAAGGTTGGCTCGCGAATGACGCGAACCGTAGCGCCGAGCCACCACGACTCGCCCCCACCTTCACTCGACCTAATTCACCTCAGTAGCGAGCAAACTGCTCGCTGCAATACGCTCACGATCTATCCACCACAGCCACCGGGCAATGGCCCATCCCGCCCGCAAGGGCAACCGATCGTGGTAAGATCGACCTGTTCAACCATGCGCATGCGCGACTGCATGCGATAGCTCGCTAGCGTTGCTAAATGTACCCACCTTGAGAGAGTAAATCCCCATGCTTCGATCCCCCTCCACCGCACAGCACACTGGTAGCCAACGTTTCAGCGTCCTCAGCTGCAACCCAGCACGCCTGCTCGCGATCCTAGTAGGTGCTTGCGTCCAGCTCGTTGGCGGGCAACCACTGATCGCCCAGACCGACAGTCGCCCCGATATCGTCTTGATCGTGGCCGACGATTTGGGCTGGGGAGACCTAGGCTGCTTCGGTGCCGAGGATCTAGAGACCCCATCCTTGGACGGTCTGGCTGCGCGCGGCCAACGCTGGACGAATTTCTACGCCAACTGCACCGTTTGCTCCCCCACGCGAGCTTCCATCATGACGGGCTGCTATCCAGATCGCGCAGGTGTACCTGGGGTGATTCGCACCCATGCCAGCAACAGCTGGGGCAAGCTGGCCAACCTCCCCACACTCCCCGAAGTCCTATCCAAGGCGGGCTACCAGACGGCCTGCGTCGGTAAATGGCATCTTGGCCTCTCCCCCGAAGATCATCCCCAATCTCGCGGCTTCGATTCGTTTCATGGTTTCCTAGGCGACATGATGGACGATTACTACACCCACCGTCGCCACGATATCGCCTACATGCGTAAAAACCGTACGCCCATCAATCCCGCCGGACACGCCACCAGCCTTTTTGCTGGCTGGGCGAACCAAGCCATCGACCGCATGGCAGACCAAGACCAACCCTACTTTCTCTACTTGGCATTCAACGCACCTCACACTCCCATCCAGCCGCCGGCCTCCGCGCTGGCCCGCGTCCAACAGCGTGCTCCGGAAATGCCTGAAACTCGCGCCAAATTGGTGGCCTTAATCGAAGACCTCGATGCTGCCATTGGTCGTGTCCTATCCAATATCGAAAACCGAGGACGTGACACGCTCATTGTATTCGTGAGCGACAACGGAGGCCAAAGAAATGTCGGTGCCAACAACGGTCCTCTGCGAGACGGCAAGGGATCTAAGTATGAAGGAGGTTTGCGTGTTCCGGCCATCGCCTGCTGGGACGGTCAGATTCCGGCCGGTTCCGAAACCCAAGCAATGGGCGTTACCATGGATATCCTCCCCACTCTGTGCGAAATTGCCGGTTCGCAAGCCCCAACCGGAATCGACGGACAATCCTTGACCCAATGGGCACAACATCCCAACGCCCCCCAAGACCCGAGAGAGGTCTACTTTGTCCGACGCGAAGGAGGCAATGCCTATTCCGGTTTAACGATCGAAGCCTTACGCCAAGGGGATTGGAAGCTGGTCCATAACTTCCCGACCTCTCCCTTTGAATTGTTCAATTTGGCGACCGACCCAACGGAGTCACAAGATCTGTCCAGGAAGCAACCCGCCAAACTGCGCAGTCTGCAGAGCGCTCTGCGATTGCACATCCAACGTGGCGGGCAAGTCCCCTGGCAACCGATCCCCCAGAAACCTACCGCTCAATAGCAGCGCATCAAGCCAGTCGCAGGTGCGTT
Coding sequences within it:
- a CDS encoding sulfatase-like hydrolase/transferase; translated protein: MLRSPSTAQHTGSQRFSVLSCNPARLLAILVGACVQLVGGQPLIAQTDSRPDIVLIVADDLGWGDLGCFGAEDLETPSLDGLAARGQRWTNFYANCTVCSPTRASIMTGCYPDRAGVPGVIRTHASNSWGKLANLPTLPEVLSKAGYQTACVGKWHLGLSPEDHPQSRGFDSFHGFLGDMMDDYYTHRRHDIAYMRKNRTPINPAGHATSLFAGWANQAIDRMADQDQPYFLYLAFNAPHTPIQPPASALARVQQRAPEMPETRAKLVALIEDLDAAIGRVLSNIENRGRDTLIVFVSDNGGQRNVGANNGPLRDGKGSKYEGGLRVPAIACWDGQIPAGSETQAMGVTMDILPTLCEIAGSQAPTGIDGQSLTQWAQHPNAPQDPREVYFVRREGGNAYSGLTIEALRQGDWKLVHNFPTSPFELFNLATDPTESQDLSRKQPAKLRSLQSALRLHIQRGGQVPWQPIPQKPTAQ